The genomic window CGCCGAACACGACAGAAGGCATAGCGACATGACTTCACTGGATCTGACCGGACGCACCGCAATCGTCACCGGGGCCTCGCGCGGAATCGGCCTGGCGATCGCCCAACAGCTGGCGGCCGCCGGCGCCGGCGTGGTCCTCACCGCCCGCAAGCAAGAAGCAGCCGATGAGGCCGCCGCGCAGGTCGACGGCAATGCCCTCGGCGTCGGCGCGCATGCGGTCGACGAGGACGCCGCGCGGCGCTGCGTCGAGCTGACGCTGGACCGGTTCGGCAGCATCGACATCCTGGTGAACAACGCGGGCACCAACCCGGCCTACGGCCCGCTGATCGACCAGGACCACGCCCGATTCAGCAAAATCTTCGACGTCAACCTGTGGGCTCCGCTGCTGTGGACCTCGCTCGCGGTGAAGTCGTGGATGGGCGAGCACGGCGGCTCGATCGTCAACACCGCGTCCATCGGCGGCATGCATCAGTCCCCGGCGATGGGCATGTACAACGCCACCAAGGCGGCACTCATCCACGTCACCAAGCAGCTGGCGCTGGAACTGTCACCGCGGGTGCGGGTCAACGCGATCTGCCCGGGCGTCGTGCGCACCCGGCTCGCCGAAGCGCTGTGGAAGGACCACGAAGACCCGCTGGCCTCGACGATCGCGCTCGGCCGCATCGGCGAGCCCATCGACGTCGCCCAGGCGGTCGTCTTTCTGGCCTCCGACGCGGCCAGCTGGATCACCGGCGACACGATGGTGATCGACGGCGGTCTGTTGCTGGGCGCAGCGCAGGGCTTTCAGTCCACGCCGGATGGCGCGCAATGAGTTCCGCGGACTTCTCCGCAGACCTGAACGCGCGGGTGCAAAAACTGCTCGACGAGCACGACCCCACTGCCAGCGACCCACGGGAATTCCTTGGCGCGCAATATGATGCGGGCCTGGCGTGGGTGCACCTACCCGAGGGCTTCGGCGGCCTGGGCCTGCCCCGCAAGGCCCAGGAACTCGTCGACACGCGGCTGGCCGCCGCCGGCGCGCCGGTGGGCGGCACCCCGAAGAACTACATCGGCATGGGCATGGCGGCGCCGACGATCGCGGCGTTCGGCACCGACGAACAGAAGCGAAAGTTCCTGCGCCCGTTGTTCACCGGCGAGCAAATCTATTGCCAGCTGTTCAGCGAGCCCGGTGCCGGATCGGACCTGGCCGGGGTGTCCACCCGCGCGGTACGCGACGGTGACGACTGGATCGTCAACGGGCAGAAGGTGTGGACGTCGCAGGCCCAGCACGCGCAGATGGCCATCCTGGTCACCCGCACCGATCCGACGGTGCCCAAACACGCCGGCCTGACGTACTTCCTGTGCGACGTGACCCAGCCCGGTGTCGAGATCCGGCCGTTGCGCCAGATCACCGGCGAGGCGGAGTTCAACGAGGTGTTTCTGACCGATGCGCGGGTGCCCGACGCGAATCGGCTCGGCCCCGAGGGCGGCGGCTGGCGGGTGGCGACCACCACGCTCAACAACGAGCGGGTCGCGATCGGCTCGCGCTCGGGTGTACCCCGCGAAAGCGGTCATATCGGCAAGGTGACCGAGGCGTGGCGCAACGAGCCGGCGCTGCGTGATCCGGCGATGCACGACGAGCTGATGCGACTGTGGGTCGAGGCGGAGGTGCTTCGCCTGGCCGGCGAGCGGCTGGGCCAGCAGGCCAGTACCGGCCAGCCGGGACCAGAGGGCGCAGGCATGAAGATCGCCTTCGCCACGCTGGCACAGGCGATCTCGGGATTCGAGATCGAACTGCACGGCGAAGCGGGGCTGAGCTACGACGACTGGACCATGCGCCGGCCCGAGACGGTCGACTTGATCGGCCGCGAACCCGGCTACCGGTACCTGCGGGCGCGCGGCAACTCGATCGAGGGTGGCACCTCGGAGATCTTGCGCAACACCATCTCCGAGCGGATTCTCGGCCTGCCCGGCGAACACCGTGTCGACAAGGACGTCGCGTGGAAGGACCTGGATCGATGAGCGTCGGCGACCTGCTCTACTCCGACACCGAGGACGCGCTGCGCGACAGCGTTCGCCACCTGTTCGCCGACCGCTGCCCGCCCGACGTGGTCGGAAGCGCCTATGATGTTGCACCGCAAGATGTTTCGGGTATCTGGCGGACGCTGGCAGCCGAGCTAGGGGTGGCCGGCCTGCTGGTGCCCGAGTCGCTCGGGGGTGCTGGCGCCGGCGCGCGCGAAGCTGCGGTCGTGCTCGAGGAGATCGGGCGGGCGGTGGCGCCCGTGCCCTTCCTGACCAGCGCCGTCCTCGCGACCGTCGCGCTGTTGCGGGCCGGCGACACCGACACGGTGTCGGCGCTGGCGGCCGGCGAACTGATCGCTGCCCTGGTGCTGCCGCTGTCCACCGCGCCGGGCGACCCGGTGGGTGCGCTGGACTTCGGCGCCGGCGGGGTGACGGGAACGGTCACCAGCGTCGCCGGCGCCGCCGAGGCCGACGTGTTGGTGGCACCCGTCGCGGGCCCGCGCGGCCTGGAGTTGTACACCGTGTCTACGGCGGACGCGGGTGTGGAGGTGTCACCGGTGCTAGCCCTGGACATGACCAGACCACTTGCGCGCGTGCGGTTCTCGGGGGCGCGCTCATCCCGCGTCGGGCCCGGGGACGCCGCGGTGGCCGAAGCGCTGAACACCGGTGCGGCGCTGCTGGCTTCCGAGCAACTCGGAATAGCGCAGTGGTGTTTCGAGACCACGCTCGCATATGCCAAGCAGCGCAAGCAGTTCGGCCGAGCCATCGGCTCATACCAGGCGATCAAGCACCGGCTGGCGGATCTGTGGTTCGAGGTCGGCGCGGCGACGGCGGCGGCCCGCCATGCCGCCGACGCCTGCGCCCGCGGGGACGCGGACGCGAGCATCGCCGCGGCCGTCGCGCAGGCATACTGCAGCGGCATCGCCGTGCACGCGGCCGAGGAGTGCGTGCAGCTGCACGGCGGCATCGGGATGACGTGGGAGTATCCCGCGCACCTGTACCTCAAGCGGGCCAAGAGCGATCAGCTGGCGCTCGGCACCGCCTACCGGCATCGGGCCCGCCTGGCCGCACTGGTGGATCTGCCCGCCACCTGAGGTCCGTTCGCGGCCCGCGCGCGTCTGCTGCACAATCGGGTGCCGGATCGAACATGGGAGCAGCGAGATGCGTGTGTTGTTGACGACATACGATTCGCGCGGCGGCGTCGAACCGCTGCTCGGGCTCGCGGTGCAGCTACAGGCGCTCGGTGCGGAAGTGGTGTTGTGCGCGCCGCCGGATGAGGAATTCGCCCAGCGTGCAGCCGGTTTCGACGTGCCGCTGGTGCCGTTCGGCGAGCCGGTGCGCGTGTTGTCGGAGGGTGCCTCCCGGGCTTCGGAAGAAGACGTGCGCCGGCAGGTGCTCGGGCTGATCGACGCGCAGTTCGACACGGTCGCCGCCGCGGCGCAGGGGTGCGACGCGCTGCTGTCGGCCGGGTTGATTTGGACCTCGGCCGGCGCGCGGTCCGTCTGCGAGAAGCTGGGCATCCACTACGTCTACGCGAGCTACCACCCGACCCATCTGCCGTCGCCGCATCACCCACCCCCGGAGGCCGCGGGTCGCGGGCTGCCCTCGAACGCGGCCGGCAACCGCCTGATGTGGGACAACAACGCCCGCGGAGCCAACGTGCTGTTCGGTCCGACGCTCAACGGCCACCGCGCGTCGCTGGGCATGCCGCTGGTGGGCGACCTGCGCGCGTACGCGCACACCGAGCGGCCGTGGCTGGCGTCGGATCCCACGCTGGGCCCGTGGCCACAGCCGGCCGACATCGACGTCGTCCAGACCGGCGCCTGGCTGCTGCGCGACGAGCGACCGCTGCCCGACGACCTGGAGGAGTTCCTGAACGCCGGCGCCCCGCCGGTCTACGTGGGGTTCGGCAGCATGCCGTTGTGGGGCGCCAAGGACCTCGGCCGCACGGCGGTCGAGGCGATCCGCGAGCAGGGCCGCCGCGCGCTGCTGGCCCGCGGCTGGGCCGAATTGGACCTGATCGACGGCGCCGACGACTGCTTTGTGGTCGGCGAGGTCAACCAGCAGGCGTTGTTCGGCCGAGTGGCCGCCGCGATCCACCACGGCGGGGCCGGCACCACGACGACGGCCGCGCGGGCGGGCGTGCCGCAGCTGGTGATTCCCCAGGGCGCCGACCAGGTGTACTGGGCGCAACGGGTGGTCGAGCTGGGCATCGGCACCGCCTGCGACGGACCCGCGCCGCCGCTGCGGTCGCTGGCGTTCGCGCTGGAGGCGATCGTGACCCCGGCGACCGAGGCGTGCGCGCGCGACGTGGCCCGCGCCATGCGCACCGACGGCGCGGCGGTGGCCGCGAAGCTGTTGCTCGACGCCGCCGGCGGTTAGCGGGGCAGCGCCAAGCCGAAGACCTCGGTCATTGCCGCCCAATGCTTTTCGGCGGCCGCCTCGTCGTAGGGTTCGTTGTCCGGGACCGCGAATCCGTGGCCGGCCTGATACCACTCGATGACGTGCTGCACGCCGGCCTTGGTCAGCGCCTTGTCGAGCCGCTCGGCGTGCTCGACGGTGAAGGACGCGTCGTCCTCGGCACCGCCGATGTACACCACGGCCTTCATCCGGTCGGCCAGCAGGTGCGGGCTGTCGTCGGCGTCGGTCACCAGGCCGCCGCCGTGGAAGGACGCCGCGGCCGCGACATAGTCCGGTAGGCGGCCGGCCACCGTCACCGAGATGCGCCCGCCCATGCAGTAGCCGCAGACCCCGAACCGCTTACCGGCGACCTCCGGCCGGCTGCACAGGTAGTCGAAGAACGCCGACGCGTCGCTGGTGATCTTGTCCTGCGTCAGCCCGCCGATCATGGCGAACAAACGCTGACGTTCTTTCGCATCGCCGAACACGGTGGCTATGTCGAACGGGGCCCAGTCGCCGCTGCGGTAGTACACGTCGGGCAGCAGCACGGCGTAGCCGTAGCCGGCGAGCTTGGCTGCCATCTGCTCGAAGGTGTGGCGGACCCCGCCGGCATCGGGGAACATGACCACGCCGGGCCAAGGGGGTTGGGTCCCCGGACCGTCGGGAGTGATCAGGCGGACGGTGCAGGTGCCGTCGCCAGTGGTGACCGTGTCAGTGATGTTCGGCATGGGCTCCGTTCTACTCCTTGCGATCGCCGCGGAATTGATGGCGCCGACCCGCCGCGCCCGGCTTCGCCGCGCTTGCGATCGCCGCTAAGCTGGCCGCGTGCCGATCGCAACGCCCGGCTTCGCCGCGCTTGCGATCGCCGCGGAATTGATGGCGCCGACCCGCCGCGCCCGGCTTCGCCGCGCTTGCGATCGCCGCGGAATTGATGGCGCCGACCCGCCGCGCCCGGCTTCGCCGCGCTTGCGATCGCCGCTAAGCTGGCCGCGTGCCGATCGCAACGCCCTACGAGGACCTGCTGCGACTGGTGCTCGAGACGGGCACCGCGAAGTCCGATCGCACCGGCACCGGCACCCGCAGCCTGTTCGGCCAGCAGCTGCGCTACGACCTGTCGGCGGGCTTCCCTCTGCTCACCACCAAGAAGGTGCACCTCAAATCCGTCGTCTACGAGTTGCTGTGGTTTTTGCGCGGCGACTCCAACGTCGCCTGGCTGCAGCAGCACGGAGTCACGATCTGGGACGAATGGGCTTCCGACACAGGCGATCTCGGGCCCGTCTACGGGGTACAGTGGCGGTCTTGGCCCACGCCGAGCGGTGAGCACGTCGACCAGATCAGCGCCGCGCTTGAGCTGCTGCGCACCGACCCGAACTCGCGGCGCATCATCGTCTCGGCCTGGAACGTCGGCGAGATCCCGCAGATGGCGCTGCCGCCGTGCCACGCGTTCTTCCAGTTTTACGTGGCCGACGAGCGGTTGAGCTGCCAGCTCTATCAGCGCAGCGCCGACCTGTTCCTCGGCGTTCCGTTCAACATCGCCAGCT from Mycobacterium shigaense includes these protein-coding regions:
- a CDS encoding SDR family oxidoreductase, with amino-acid sequence MTSLDLTGRTAIVTGASRGIGLAIAQQLAAAGAGVVLTARKQEAADEAAAQVDGNALGVGAHAVDEDAARRCVELTLDRFGSIDILVNNAGTNPAYGPLIDQDHARFSKIFDVNLWAPLLWTSLAVKSWMGEHGGSIVNTASIGGMHQSPAMGMYNATKAALIHVTKQLALELSPRVRVNAICPGVVRTRLAEALWKDHEDPLASTIALGRIGEPIDVAQAVVFLASDAASWITGDTMVIDGGLLLGAAQGFQSTPDGAQ
- a CDS encoding acyl-CoA dehydrogenase family protein, translating into MSSADFSADLNARVQKLLDEHDPTASDPREFLGAQYDAGLAWVHLPEGFGGLGLPRKAQELVDTRLAAAGAPVGGTPKNYIGMGMAAPTIAAFGTDEQKRKFLRPLFTGEQIYCQLFSEPGAGSDLAGVSTRAVRDGDDWIVNGQKVWTSQAQHAQMAILVTRTDPTVPKHAGLTYFLCDVTQPGVEIRPLRQITGEAEFNEVFLTDARVPDANRLGPEGGGWRVATTTLNNERVAIGSRSGVPRESGHIGKVTEAWRNEPALRDPAMHDELMRLWVEAEVLRLAGERLGQQASTGQPGPEGAGMKIAFATLAQAISGFEIELHGEAGLSYDDWTMRRPETVDLIGREPGYRYLRARGNSIEGGTSEILRNTISERILGLPGEHRVDKDVAWKDLDR
- a CDS encoding acyl-CoA dehydrogenase family protein is translated as MSVGDLLYSDTEDALRDSVRHLFADRCPPDVVGSAYDVAPQDVSGIWRTLAAELGVAGLLVPESLGGAGAGAREAAVVLEEIGRAVAPVPFLTSAVLATVALLRAGDTDTVSALAAGELIAALVLPLSTAPGDPVGALDFGAGGVTGTVTSVAGAAEADVLVAPVAGPRGLELYTVSTADAGVEVSPVLALDMTRPLARVRFSGARSSRVGPGDAAVAEALNTGAALLASEQLGIAQWCFETTLAYAKQRKQFGRAIGSYQAIKHRLADLWFEVGAATAAARHAADACARGDADASIAAAVAQAYCSGIAVHAAEECVQLHGGIGMTWEYPAHLYLKRAKSDQLALGTAYRHRARLAALVDLPAT
- a CDS encoding glycosyltransferase; translated protein: MRVLLTTYDSRGGVEPLLGLAVQLQALGAEVVLCAPPDEEFAQRAAGFDVPLVPFGEPVRVLSEGASRASEEDVRRQVLGLIDAQFDTVAAAAQGCDALLSAGLIWTSAGARSVCEKLGIHYVYASYHPTHLPSPHHPPPEAAGRGLPSNAAGNRLMWDNNARGANVLFGPTLNGHRASLGMPLVGDLRAYAHTERPWLASDPTLGPWPQPADIDVVQTGAWLLRDERPLPDDLEEFLNAGAPPVYVGFGSMPLWGAKDLGRTAVEAIREQGRRALLARGWAELDLIDGADDCFVVGEVNQQALFGRVAAAIHHGGAGTTTTAARAGVPQLVIPQGADQVYWAQRVVELGIGTACDGPAPPLRSLAFALEAIVTPATEACARDVARAMRTDGAAVAAKLLLDAAGG
- a CDS encoding dienelactone hydrolase family protein — its product is MPNITDTVTTGDGTCTVRLITPDGPGTQPPWPGVVMFPDAGGVRHTFEQMAAKLAGYGYAVLLPDVYYRSGDWAPFDIATVFGDAKERQRLFAMIGGLTQDKITSDASAFFDYLCSRPEVAGKRFGVCGYCMGGRISVTVAGRLPDYVAAAASFHGGGLVTDADDSPHLLADRMKAVVYIGGAEDDASFTVEHAERLDKALTKAGVQHVIEWYQAGHGFAVPDNEPYDEAAAEKHWAAMTEVFGLALPR
- a CDS encoding thymidylate synthase; its protein translation is MPIATPYEDLLRLVLETGTAKSDRTGTGTRSLFGQQLRYDLSAGFPLLTTKKVHLKSVVYELLWFLRGDSNVAWLQQHGVTIWDEWASDTGDLGPVYGVQWRSWPTPSGEHVDQISAALELLRTDPNSRRIIVSAWNVGEIPQMALPPCHAFFQFYVADERLSCQLYQRSADLFLGVPFNIASYALLTHMMAAQAGLGVGDFVWTGGDCHIYDNHVEQVQTQLAREPRPYPELILAQRDSIFDYTYEDVVVKNYDPHPAIKAPVAV